The Leishmania braziliensis MHOM/BR/75/M2904 complete genome, chromosome 10 genome contains a region encoding:
- a CDS encoding flagellar glycoprotein-like protein produces MGRYGVVGYGGAMVKDGVVFSDMGGSGSAIRLISRNGYISTIAGNLSRKGNNDGPSTEALFGGIASGDSRSNSLASGNGGYYVADTVNSALRFINTSTQTTTTILNASVLRTPNSLAISIIDDKTSVFLSNTGLHQVLYIPTLSSPVGQVNFTSDPFFVPGAITVLPELSRAFIVNATLQIYCWSYAQPGSTSWKVSDPRVADFGRILTTSSDGTKVLYVTSNGSTIASLSAIASPTASPALIPEKMIDFNTLVIGGRVQLFFERTPDSWYILTTTKFMIVSATPIQPEDSSSDSDEILSGRHQGLAAFPTEAFPINDSCLMAQAYHWMRMDATEAYNTTDYLSEFLIPPNNSTTTLVYGDMNVSGWCGNITADLSNDHTILILTFWGPRGYTLQLTQDRLVTSTWTRTRAFLESLKNSGWNLGPFCFFNCTTTCKTITAPKCLVNTESACDDVCRGAIASSVVMAVAGIVLIILMIISPSNILAAVVMVPII; encoded by the coding sequence ATGGGCAGATACGGCGTAGTCGGCTACGGCGGCGCTATGGTCAAGGACGGGGTCGTGTTCTCCGACATGGGGGGCAGCGGCTCCGCCATTCGCTTGATCTCTAGGAACGGTTACATCTCCACCATTGCCGGCAATCTCTCAAGGAAGGGTAACAACGATGGCCCCTCCACAGAGGCCCTTTTCGGCGGCATCGCCAGCGGTGACAGTCGCTCCAACTCCCTCGCGTCCGGCAACGGCGGCTACTACGTGGCCGATACTGTGAACAGCGCCCTTCGCTTCATCAACACGAGCACACAGACGACAACAACAATTTTAAACGCGAGTGTTCTGCGCACCCCAAACTCACTCGCTATTTCGATCATCGACGACAAAACCTCTGTTTTCCTCTCTAATACCGGCCTCCACCAGGTGCTGTATATTCCAACTCTGAGCAGTCCTGTGGGGCAGGTGAACTTCACCAGCGACCCCTTCTTCGTGCCAGGCGCCATCACCGTTCTTCCTGAACTCAGTCGGGCCTTCATCGTGAACGCAACCTTGCAGATCTACTGTTGGTCATACGCGCAGCCCGGCTCAACCTCGTGGAAGGTGAGCGATCCTCGCGTAGCCGACTTTGGTCGAATTCTCACCACAAGCAGCGATGGCACGAAGGTGTTGTATGTGACTTCCAACGGCAGCACGATCGCTTCTCTTAGCGCGATAGCATCACCGACCGCCTCCCCGGCGCTGATCCCGGAGAAAATGATCGACTTTAACACTTTGGTCATCGGCGGTAGGGTGCAACTCTTCTTCGAGCGTACCCCTGACAGCTGGTACATCCTAACAACCACCAAGTTCATGATTGTCTCCGCAACCCCAATTCAGCCGGAAGATAGCAGCAGTGACAGTGATGAAATTCTCTCAGGACGCCACCAAGGCCTTGCAGCCTTCCCCACAGAAGCCTTCCCCATCAACGACAGCTGCCTCATGGCCCAGGCCTACCACTGGATGCGCATGGACGCCACAGAGGCATACAACACCACTGACTACTTGAGCGAGTTCCTGATACCTCCAAacaacagcaccaccacactCGTGTACGGCGACATGAACGTCTCGGGGTGGTGCGGCAACATTACCGCCGACCTCAGCAACGACCACACAATTTTGATTTTGACATTCTGGGGCCCGCGAGGCTATACCCTGCAGCTCACGCAAGATCGCTTGGTGACCTCCACCtggacacgcacacgagctTTTCTGGAATCCCTAAAGAACAGCGGCTGGAACCTTGGCCCCTTCTGCTTCTTCAACTGCACGACCACCTGTAAGACGATCACGGCCCCCAAGTGCCTCGTGAACACCGAATCCGCGTGCGACGACGTGTGCAGGGGTGCCATTGCGTCctcggtggtgatggcggtggcTGGTATCGTGCTCATTATACTGATGATCATTAGCCCATCGAACATCctcgcggcggtggtgatggtgcccATCATTTAA